The following are encoded together in the Glycine soja cultivar W05 chromosome 5, ASM419377v2, whole genome shotgun sequence genome:
- the LOC114412188 gene encoding transcription factor MYB114-like, with protein sequence MAPRVNDGTITSKRAMNRGAWTPEEDRKLAQCIEIHGPKRWKTVAIKSGLNRCGKSCRLRWLNYLRPNIKRGNISDEEEDLILRLHRLLGNRWSLIAGRLPGRTDNEIKNYWNSHLCKKVNQKVEKPESSTRHEIIGQNDQNAGDNRAMSENEVEINESGNLDVSLDVNEFFNFSEESFGFDWLNKYLELDQIPESTERSE encoded by the exons atggCACCAAGGGTTAATGATGGAACAATAACAAGCAAGAGAGCAATGAACAGAGGAGCATGGACCCCAGAGGAGGACAGAAAGCTAGCCCAGTGCATTGAAATTCATGGTCCAAAGAGGTGGAAGACTGTTGCAATCAAATCAG GTTTAAATAGATGTGGGAAGAGTTGCAGGCTGAGATGGTTGAATTATCTGAGACCCAATATCAAGAGGGGAAATATATCAGATGAAGAAGAGGATTTGATACTTAGGCTTCACAGACTTTTGGGAAAcag gtGGTCTTTGATAGCTGGGAGGCTTCCAGGACGAACAGATAATGAAATTAAGAATTATTGGAATTCTCATTTGTGCAAAAAAGTGAATCAGAAAGTGGAGAAACCAGAAAGTTCCACGAGACACGAAATTATTGGCCAGAATGATCAGAATGCTGGGGATAACCGTGCAATGTCAGAGAACGAGGTTGAAATTAATGAAAGTGGTAACTTAGATGTTAGTTTGGACGTGAACGAATTTTTCAACTTCTCTGAGGAATCCTTTGGGTTTGATTGGCTGAACAAGTACTTAGAACTTGACCAGATTCCTGAGAGCACAGAAAGATCTGAATGA
- the LOC114412187 gene encoding uncharacterized protein LOC114412187, translating to MPLHSSSFDSLSKSQDLSSAIQSATTPSQIASACASIDSFLHSHSPDQSRHFFSLAFPTLISKLFGFDDPSNAWIHHRHSGDLAQTLFSLLSPAGNLAAAIAAVDRLSLIKYVFPAERLPHWTRSFLSDTDSRSLSDLCPSLFKPSPSPSQIQLNVFEYFFFWFAYYPVSKAKNDNSDCVSVNKRVMKFRLDWTNTWTSSIPGFSATASKRCCSSEGKQPHYDLYTRLLCAYLRAFVPSYDLIAHQPYRTSILHYGSGYDGSVAARAEFVVNALIHFWLVDNDFSPLPASVCRSLGVSFAVGEAPPPPGLGEVVRLFVRYLNLSTVAAFRENGGGECWSPRWRAVEGAKSKDLGSLGSVRSLGCWNFCVQRPLYRYLLRTFLFCPMAASVKNVSQVLSVWVGYLEPWTMNVDEFSNMDEVNGEKKENSVPASTGDGFSPRWQDYVLSNYLYYSSLVMHFIGFAHRFLHSDVEIVVQMVLKVLDTLTSSKEIIDLLKTVDSLFHSKQAGSGKPMLNNLYRYVPIICEQLQDWEDGLCETDADGSFLHENWNKDLRLFADGEDGGQQLLQLFILRAEAELQAISGDNLVPSLQCLDSLKAKLGCLFDGNTVIKSSSTCPDSVPHQQSRDEIFKPRRAGNHAFADVKYKGDWMRRPISNDEIAWLAKMLIRLSDWLNESLGLNQAESSQVSSAVSYVEVSADVAHICGPSEALKFFLCTIGSWFLFLGAASLGCMRKYGLRVNLRILASKKVVMVFVLYIVFSILKKLIRSVSGMWGRI from the exons ATGCCCCTTCATTCCTCCTCCTTCGATTCCCTCTCCAAATCCCAGGACCTATCCTCCGCCATCCAATCCGCCACCACCCCCTCCCAAATCGCATCCGCGTGCGCCTCCATCGACTCCTTCCTGCACTCGCACTCACCGGATCAGTCCCGCCACTTCTTCTCCCTCGCCTTCCCAACCCTAATCTCCAAGCTCTTCGGCTTCGACGACCCCTCCAATGCCTGGATCCACCACCGCCACTCCGGCGACCTCGCCCAAACCCTATTCTCCCTCCTCTCCCCCGCCGGCAACCTCGCCGCCGCCATCGCCGCCGTCGACCGCCTCTCCCTTATCAAATACGTCTTCCCCGCCGAACGCCTCCCTCACTGGACCCGCTCCTTCCTCTCCGACACCGATTCTCGCTCCCTCTCCGATCTCTGCCCCTCCCTCTTCAAACCCTCACCTTCCCCTTCTCAAATCCAACTCAACGTTTTTGAATACTTTTTCTTCTGGTTCGCCTACTACCCCGTCTCGAAAGCCAAAAACGACAACTCCGACTGCGTTTCGGTTAACAAAAGAGTTATGAAATTTAGGTTAGATTGGACTAATACTTGGACCTCCTCCATTCCCGGCTTCTCCGCCACCGCCTCCAAGCGCTGCTGTTCCTCCGAGGGAAAGCAGCCTCACTACGACTTGTACACGCGCCTCCTCTGCGCGTACCTACGCGCTTTTGTTCCCTCTTATGATCTTATCGCGCACCAGCCCTACCGGACTTCGATTCTCCACTACGGCTCCGGCTACGACGGTTCTGTTGCGGCGCGGGCCGAGTTCGTGGTCAACGCGCTTATCCACTTCTGGCTCGTGGACAACGATTTCTCGCCGCTGCCGGCGAGTGTTTGCCGGAGCCTCGGGGTTTCGTTTGCGGTGGGGGAGGCGCCTCCGCCGCCGGGGCTGGGGGAGGTGGTGAGGCTGTTTGTGAGGTACTTGAATTTGAGCACCGTCGCCGCGTTTCGCGAGAATGGTGGTGGTGAGTGTTGGAGTCCGAGGTGGAGGGCTGTGGAGGGTGCAAAGAGCAAGGATTTGGGGTCTTTAGGCTCTGTTCGTTCGCTTGGGTGTTGGAACTTCTGTGTGCAGAGGCCTCTGTATAGGTATCTGTTGAGGACGTTCTTGTTTTGCCCTATGGCGGCTTCGGTTAAGAATGTGTCTCAGGTGTTGTCGGTTTGGGTTGGTTACTTGGAGCCTTGGACCATGAACGTGGACGAGTTTTCGAATATGGATGAAGTTAATGGcgagaagaaggaaaattctGTGCCTGCAAGTACGGGAGATGGGTTTTCGCCGCGGTGGCAGGATTATGTTCTCTCTAATTATCTCTACTACAGTTCCTTGGTCATGCATTTCATTGGGTTTGCTCACAGGTTTCTTCACAGTGATGTTGAAATAGTAGTCCAGATGGTGCTCAAG GTGTTAGACACCTTGACATCATCTAAAGAGATCATTGACCTTTTGAAGACTGTGGATTCCCTTTTTCATTCCAAACAAGCAGGGTCAGGCAAACCAATGCTGAATAACTTGTACAGATATGTTCCTATTATTTGTGAACAGTTGCAG GACTGGGAGGATGGCTTATGTGAGACTGATGCTGACGGCTCTTTTTTGCACGAGAATTGGAACAAAGATTTGCGACTTTTTGCTGATGGGGAGGATGGTGGACAACAGCTCCTTCAG TTATTTATACTGCGTGCTGAAGCTGAATTACAAGCTATATCTGGTGATAATCTTGTACCCAGCCTTCAATGCTTAGATTCATTGAAGGCAAAATTGGGGTGTTTATTTGATGGAAACACTGTTATAAAGTCATCATCAACCTGTCCTGATTCAGTGCCACATCAACAATCTCGTGATGAGATATTCAAACCTAGAAGAGCTGGCAATCATGCATTTGCAGATGTTAAATACAAAGGTGACTGGATGAGACGTCCCATTTCCAATGATGAAATTGCATGGCTTGCAAAAATGCTCATTCGGTTGTCTGATTGGTTGAATGAGAGTCTTGGACTAAATCAGGCAGAGAGCAGTCAAGTAAGCTCTGCAGTTTCTTACGTGGAGGTATCGGCTGATGTTGCCCATATATGTGGACCTTCCGAAGCCCTGAAGTTCTTCTTATGTACCATTGGTTCTTGGTTTCTCTTCCTGGGTGCTGCTTCTCTGGGTTGCATGCGAAAATATGGTCTGAGGGTGAACTTAAGGATACTGGCCTCCAAGAAGGTTGTGAtggtttttgttttatatattgtttttagCATATTGAAAAAACTCATTCGATCAGTCAGTGGCATGTGGGGAAGAATATAG